The uncultured Desulfobulbus sp. genome window below encodes:
- a CDS encoding methyl-accepting chemotaxis protein — translation MKYTTKLFCAVVVLCISSIIVISGNGLWMSEKVLNTLGKDALEHMHEAVFNSLASSLAGIDDGLAMHVIRNNGLVGVAVVLAAILITFLLVRMINRPLQELVTKSILVGEGDYFIIFASENKDAIGQLTRSLGIMVTRAREMMGDIIQSSEALTLSAQGLRTISEQMVSNADATNGIAGETARNANEVSDNMTSISATMEQSTTNLDMIASASEEMGTTINEIAENSARARVTTGEVVNKVINPMKECASLARPPRPLV, via the coding sequence ATGAAATATACAACCAAGCTGTTTTGTGCCGTTGTTGTCTTGTGTATCTCATCCATCATAGTCATTTCCGGGAATGGACTGTGGATGTCTGAAAAGGTACTCAATACCCTGGGCAAAGATGCGCTTGAGCATATGCACGAAGCTGTCTTTAATTCACTAGCCTCGTCCCTTGCGGGCATAGATGACGGCCTGGCCATGCATGTGATACGCAACAATGGACTGGTGGGCGTTGCGGTGGTGCTAGCTGCTATCCTGATCACCTTTCTCCTGGTGCGGATGATCAACCGGCCGCTTCAGGAGCTGGTTACCAAGAGCATTCTGGTTGGAGAGGGAGACTATTTCATCATCTTTGCATCAGAGAATAAAGATGCCATTGGGCAGTTGACCCGTTCTTTGGGGATTATGGTTACCCGAGCCAGAGAGATGATGGGTGATATCATTCAATCCTCAGAGGCTCTGACTCTTTCTGCCCAGGGCTTAAGAACCATTTCTGAGCAGATGGTCAGTAATGCCGACGCCACCAATGGTATTGCCGGAGAAACAGCCCGAAATGCCAATGAGGTTTCTGATAATATGACCTCAATTTCTGCGACAATGGAGCAGTCAACCACCAATCTGGATATGATTGCCTCTGCCTCCGAGGAGATGGGGACAACCATCAATGAGATCGCGGAAAATTCAGCGCGTGCCCGAGTGACAACCGGTGAGGTTGTCAATAAGGTAATCAATCCGATGAAGGAGTGCGCGAGCTTGGCGAGGCCGCCAAGGCCACTGGTATGA